A stretch of the Corylus avellana chromosome ca6, CavTom2PMs-1.0 genome encodes the following:
- the LOC132185033 gene encoding uncharacterized protein LOC132185033 yields MDGLTQVLVVAFAAGVSTFLLILVIWRWLCFRKREDLVQTITAKAPSFRATHGISRVHQAASVHHQPYYSDGKRRGNQHVFPRGVSGKHLFSWADHPSLINDAVENGWSQFAFSRNASAPARSTVLGLSCAVGDHGKEAEAEIIWEVFQGSAEFMQKIRFNSGLKRVSTSQPSSYAASVIRTSLPLPGPSLGNNSAFPQEAYFEITILNSHSDDDGSVGKVREGEKMKLIQDNSNAKISKVEELKMEGEESSKRDEAVKLSLGLTTGGSVPSKLPGTYPGSIGFNSNGSVLLDGIKLVFESEEEAEWGRTEKVIGCGFDPRQKKVFFTVDSQLLHVVHCKSEEFGTPMYPILAANAEILVVVNMGQSLFRYGPANAQRTSNPCFIRPPLNSPAAAMGYEDSSDLFSMTFDSQSLHASAIRGTQNSNNRQAKAPDHDPEVELFEIVLEHGRR; encoded by the exons ATGGATGGATTGACACAAGTTTTAGTGGTGGCCTTCGCCGCCGGAgtttctacttttcttttgaTACTCGTCATCTGGCGCTGGCTCTGTTTCAGAAAACGTGAAGACTTGGTTCAGACGATCACCGCAAAAGCTCCGAGCTTTCGAGCAACTCATGGGATTTCTAGAGTCCACCAAGCTGCGAGTGTTCATCATCAACCTTACTATTCAGAcgggaaaagaagagggaatcAGCATGTTTTTCCTCGCGGGGTTTCTGGGAAACATCTATTCAGTTGGGCTGATCATCCGTCGCTAATTAACGACGCCGTGGAGAATGGATGGTCCCAATTCGCTTTCTCGCGCAACGCGTCAGCGCCGGCGAGATCAACGGTGTTGGGTTTGTCATGCGCCGTTGGCGATCATGGAAAAGAGGCAGAGGCTGAGATAATCTGGGAAGTTTTTCAGGGATCGGCGGAATTCATGCAGAAGATAAGGTTTAATTCTGGTTTGAAAAGGGTGAGTACAAGCCAGCCTTCTTCATATGCTGCGTCTGTTATCAGGACATCTTTGCCTCTCCCAGGCCCTTCCTTGGGAAACAACTCTGCTTTCCCTCAAGAAGCCTATTTCGAAATCACGATTCTAAATTCTCATAGCGATGATGATGGGTCGGTTGGCAAGGTTAGGGAAGGTGAGAAGATGAAACTCATACAAGATAATTCAAATGCAAAAATTAGCAAGGTTGAAGAGTTGAAGATGGAAGGTGAAGAAAGTAGCAAAAGAGATGAGGCAGTGAAGCTGTCATTGGGGCTCACAACAGGGGGCTCTGTTCCATCAAAACTTCCCGGCACCTACCCAGGAAGCATCGGATTCAATTCCAACGGTTCTGTCCTTCTTGACG GGATAAAACTTGTGTTTGAATCGGAAGAAGAAGCAGAATGGGGAAGAACAGAAAAGGTGATTGGTTGTGGGTTTGATCCGAGACAAAAGAAGGTGTTTTTCACAGTAGATTCACAGCTGCTGCATGTAGTCCATTGTAAGTCAGAGGAATTTGGGACTCCAATGTACCCAATTCTAGCAGCAAACGCAGAGATTTTGGTTGTGGTTAATATGGGACAAAGTCTGTTCAGATACGGGCCAGCAAATGCACAACGGACATCAAATCCTTGCTTCATACGCCCTCCTCTAAACTCCCCTGCTGCTGCTATGGGCTATGAAGACAGCAGCGATCTCTTCTCAATGACATTTGACTCCCAGAGCCTTCATGCATCTGCAATCAGAGGCACCCAGAACAGCAATAATAGACAGGCAAAAGCTCCTGACCATGATCCTGAGGTGGAACTATTTGAAATTGTCTTGGAACATGGCAGAAGATAA
- the LOC132185631 gene encoding SUMO-conjugating enzyme SCE1-like has product MSGGIARGRLAEERKSWRKNHPHGFVAKPETAADGSVNLMNWQCIIPGKPGTDWEGGYFPLTLQFSEDYPSRPPKCKFPQGFFHPNVYPSGTVCLSILNEDSGWRPAITVKQILVGIQDLLDQPNPADPAQTDGYQLFIQELTEYRRRVRQQAKQFPPLV; this is encoded by the exons atgtcTGGAGGTATTGCGCGTGGCCGTCTTGCCGAGGAGCGGAAATCCTGGCGTAAGAATCACCCCCAT GGCTTTGTGGCGAAGCCGGAGACCGCTGCAGATGGGTCTGTGAATTTGATGAACTGGCAGTGTATCATCCCTGGCAAGCCTGGG ACTGATTGGGAAGGGGGCTACTTTCCTCTTACCCTCCAATTCAGTGAAGACTACCCTAGCAGGCCCCCAAAGTGCAAGTTTCCACAAGGTTTCTTCCACCCAAATGTCTACCCATCTGGAACTGTGTGTTTGTCAATCCTCAATGAGGACAGT GGGTGGAGACCAGCCATTACTGTAAAACAAATTCTAGTGGGCATTCAGGATTTGCTGGACCAACCCAACCCTGCTGATCCAGCACAGACCGATGGCTACCAGCTCTTCATCCAG GAACTAACTGAGTACAGAAGAAGGGTGCGGCAGCAGGCCAAGCAGTTTCCCCCTCTTGTCTAG